The following proteins are encoded in a genomic region of Bacteroidales bacterium:
- the buk gene encoding butyrate kinase — protein sequence MKLSNGIRVIAINPGSTSTKIAVYENETPVLIKNITHTPEELAPFEKITDQFEFRKNIICKVLKDAEIRMDLVHAVVGRGGLVKPIESGVYLVNKAMIKDLINSPSGAEHASNLGGLIAADMAKNIPNAKAYITNPVVVDELDDIARYSGHPLLPRTSIFHALNQKAVARQHARSLMQKYDDINLIVVHLGGGVTIGAHKKGRVVDVNQGLDGDGPFSPERTGTLPIGPLIRLCFSGKYTEAEILKMNKGAGGLMAYLGTNSAYEVEQRAQEGDQEAKKIFAAMAYQVAKEIGAMYAVLCGDVDGILITGGVAHSKWFVNEISQRVHKMAPVHIYPGEDEMRALAFNGLRVIRGETIAKEYV from the coding sequence ATGAAACTAAGCAACGGAATACGTGTAATTGCAATCAATCCTGGTTCAACCTCAACCAAAATTGCTGTATACGAAAACGAAACTCCCGTTTTGATTAAAAATATTACGCATACTCCTGAGGAACTCGCACCTTTTGAAAAAATTACAGATCAGTTCGAATTCAGAAAAAACATAATCTGTAAAGTTTTAAAAGATGCTGAAATAAGAATGGATTTAGTACATGCCGTTGTAGGAAGAGGGGGTCTGGTAAAACCTATAGAATCCGGCGTTTATCTTGTAAATAAGGCTATGATAAAAGACCTTATAAACAGTCCATCGGGAGCTGAACATGCTAGCAATTTAGGTGGTTTAATTGCTGCTGATATGGCTAAAAATATCCCTAATGCCAAAGCATATATTACAAATCCGGTTGTTGTAGACGAACTTGATGATATTGCCCGCTATTCCGGTCATCCACTTTTACCACGTACATCTATTTTTCATGCATTAAATCAAAAAGCTGTAGCTCGACAACATGCTCGATCTTTGATGCAAAAATACGATGATATCAATCTAATTGTTGTTCATTTAGGTGGTGGGGTCACTATTGGAGCTCATAAAAAAGGACGAGTAGTTGATGTAAATCAAGGTCTTGACGGTGATGGTCCATTTTCCCCAGAACGTACCGGAACTTTACCTATAGGTCCTTTAATTCGGCTATGTTTTAGCGGAAAATATACCGAAGCAGAAATTCTAAAAATGAATAAAGGAGCTGGAGGTTTGATGGCTTATTTAGGAACAAACAGTGCCTACGAAGTTGAACAACGAGCCCAAGAAGGTGACCAAGAAGCAAAGAAAATATTTGCAGCTATGGCTTATCAAGTGGCTAAAGAAATTGGAGCAATGTATGCTGTTTTATGTGGTGATGTCGATGGTATTCTAATTACCGGTGGTGTGGCACACAGCAAATGGTTTGTTAACGAAATTTCACAGCGCGTACATAAAATGGCTCCTGTTCATATTTATCCGGGAGAAGATGAAATGCGTGCTTTAGCATTTAACGGCTTGCGTGTTATACGTGGAGAAACTATTGCAAAAGAATATGTATAA